One Malaclemys terrapin pileata isolate rMalTer1 chromosome 9, rMalTer1.hap1, whole genome shotgun sequence DNA window includes the following coding sequences:
- the LOC128843515 gene encoding uncharacterized protein LOC128843515: protein MRKGTFMELCVLLSPALKRQNTRMRAALTVEKRVAIALWKLATPDSYWSVRNQFGVGKSTVGAAVIQVARAMKDLLISRIVTLGNMQAIVDGFAAMGFTNCGGAIDGTHIPILAPEHQATEYINRKGYFSMLLQALVDHKGRFTNIVGWPGKVHDARVFRHSGLFRKLEEGTFFLDQKITVGDVEMPIVILGDPAYPLMPRLMKPYTGSLDSSQNLFNYRLSKC from the coding sequence atgcgtaagggcactttcatggaactttgtgtcttgctttcccctgccctgaaacgccagaataccaggatgagagcagccctcacagttgagaagcgagtggcgatagccctgtggaagcttgcaacgccagacagctactggtcagtcaggaatcaatttggagtgggcaaatctactgtgggggctgctgtgatccaagttgccagggcaatgaaagacctgctgatatcaaggatagtgactctgggaaacatgcaggccatagtggatggctttgctgcaatgggattcacaaactgtggtggggcgatagacggaacccatatccctatcttggcaccagagcaccaagccaccgagtacataaaccgcaaggggtacttttcaatgctactgcaagccctggtggatcacaagggacgtttcaccaacatcgtaggatggccgggaaaggtacatgatgctcgcgtcttcaggcactctggtctgtttcgaaagctggaggaagggactttcttcctggaccagaaaataaccgttggggatgttgaaatgcctatagttatccttggggatccagcctaccccttaatgccacggctcatgaagccgtacacaggcagcctggacagtagtcagaacctgttcaactacaggctgagcaagtgctga